The Juglans microcarpa x Juglans regia isolate MS1-56 chromosome 2S, Jm3101_v1.0, whole genome shotgun sequence genome has a window encoding:
- the LOC121253239 gene encoding methyl-CpG-binding domain-containing protein 5-like, protein MSSLGQDPNPHWNSLKRYPNRPEEILTAGLPSDPLLKSDSFIEATASGRQGTAETPRMRRSSDGASPSMASEKSNGAETPLPENMASPAGAQQRRVAAAPLPDWLPPGWLVEDRVRSSGASAGVIDRYFFEPVSGRRFRSKNEVLYFLETGTKRKKGKLGENSDADTVGSEGQKEKKSATKAKSCVLKFDYLNVPEKVQWVLTDSSQGSWAPYIGEEKVPESTMQEWAAAFTAATSKHYGKRKVCR, encoded by the exons ATGTCCTCATTGGGTCAGGATCCGAACCCGCACTGGAATTCGCTCAAACGATACCCGAACAGACCCGAAGAAATCCTGACCGCCGGGCTACCGTCCGATCCACTGCTTAAATCCGACTCCTTCATTGAGGCCACCGCCTCCGGCCGTCAGGGGACTGCTGAGACCCCACGCATGCGACGATCGTCAGACGGCGCGTCGCCTTCCATGGCCTCCGAGAAGTCTAACGGTGCGGAGACACCGCTTCCAGAGAACATGGCGTCTCCAGCGGGAGCCCAGCAGCGTCGTGTCGCAGCGGCCCCGCTGCCGGATTGGTTGCCGCCTGGTTGGTTAGTCGAAGATAGAGTTCGGAGCTCGGGTGCCTCAGCTGGAGTGATAGATAGG TATTTTTTTGAGCCAGTTTCGGGCCGTCGATTTCGGTCAAAAAATGAGGTTCTATACTTTCTAGAAACGGGAACCAAacggaaaaaaggaaaattagggGAGAACTCTGATGCTGATACCGTG GGCTCTGAAGgccagaaagaaaagaagtctGCCACGAAGGCAAAGAGTTGtgtgttaaaatttgattatttgaatGTGCCTGAGAAGGTCCAATGGGTTCTCACAGATTCCTCCCAGGGATCCTGGGCTCCTTACATTGGTGAGGAAAAGGTACCTGAATCTACCATGCAAGAATGGGCTGCCGCATTCACGGCTGCCACCTCCAAACACTACGGTAAGAGAAAGGTTTGCAGGTAG